The stretch of DNA GTCATGCTCCGACAGGTGTCCCCGACGATGATGTTACTGCCATTTATGCTTGGAACAGCCTTTACGGGATTCCTCTATGTCTTGGTCATGCCGCAGCTTTCGGGCTACACGGAGCTCGGCCTGATGATCTTCAGCGTGACAGCCGGCATCTACTATCTCTTCTCGGAGCCGCGCCAGGCCTTGGCCAAGATTGGGGCGATCGTTCCCTTCGTCGTGCTTATCTCGGTTCACAACCAACAGACCTACAGCTTCGCGTCCTACGCCAACTCTGCGGCCATGATCATGCTGTCGATTGTTCTGAATATCATCATGGCCTATGTCCCCTTCTCGCCGCGGCCCGAGAAGGTGTTCCTGCGCCTGTTCGGCCGGTTCTTTCGCCAGGTCGATTTCCTTCTGGCGCAAATCGCCATCGACTGGGAAAAGACGGCGGGAGCGTCGGGCCGTCTCAAGGCCACGCTATACAAGAACGATCTCATTGAGCTGTCGCGCAAGCTGGCGGCCCATGCCAAGCAGATCGACAGCCGCAGTTTTCCCGACAATCCGCCGGAGAAGGTGCAGGCGCTGGTCGACAGTATCGGCGCCGTCGCTTTTCGCGTGAAGGAACTTCTCGACGCGCGCAAGGCGCCGCAGGCCGAGTTCGCGGTCCGGGAACTGCTGGACGACCTCAGGGCCTGGCGCCTCGCGATCAAGGAGCAGATCCACCTCTGGGTCGAGGATCCCGAAGCCGCGGCCCGTCAGGCCACCGACTTGCAGGCGCGCCTGAACCAGCGCCTGGAGAAACTGGAAGCGCGGATCGAGAAGACCTTTCAAAAGGCCGGTGAAGGGGACCTCACAGCCGAGGACCACGAGCATCTCTACCGGCTGCTCGGCAGCTTCCGCGGCCTATCCGAGGCGGGGCTGAACTTCGTCGGGATCGCCAGGGGCATCAATTGGGGCCAATGGCGCGAGGCACGGTTCTAGTGTTATGAGAGTGGTTGCGACGGGGTGCGAGGGAGGCAGTTTGTGGGCTTGATACCGAGCGAGGTGGAAATCCTCGGCGTCTACTTTCCGCCGCTGCTGCTCGCCAGCATCCTCGGGTCCTTCGCCGCCGCCGCCACGGCCTACGGCCTGAACCGCTATCGTTTGTCCCGCTTCTTCTACTATCCTCCCCTGGTCTTCCTGGCCTTGGCGGTGATCTACTCGGGACTGATCGGGACCCTTCTCATTCCGGCGTGAGCGCGATGAAAACAGCCTACAAAATGCTGATAAGCGGCGCGGTGGTCCTGCTCGCCTTAGCTGTCGTCGGCTACAAGTACTGGGACTATGTCGTCAATCCCTGGACCCGCAACGGTCAGGTGCGGGCCCAGGTCATCCAGATCACGCCGCGCGTCTCCGGACCGATCGACAAGCTGCCGATCGACGACAACCAGTTCGTCAAGACCGACGACCTGCTGTTCGAGATCGATCCGCGCACCTTCGAGGCCGATCTGGCGCTGGCGAGGGCCAAGCTCGACAAGACGCGGGACGACCTAGTGGCCCTGGCCAAGAGCGTCGAGGCGGCCGAGGCGACGGTCGACCAGTACGACGCGCTGATCAAGGCGTCCTCGGCGACGATCCGGCAGACCGAGGCCGAGGTCGAACGCACCGAGCTCGATGTCGAGCGCGCGCGCATCCTGCTGCAGAAGGGCAACGTTACGAAACGCCGCTACGACGAAGCGCTGGCGGACTTTAAGTCCGCCGTCGGCGCGCGGGACAACGCTATAGAGGTGGTCAACCAGTCGCGCGCCCAGAAGCTCCAGGCCGAGGCCGATCTGGCCCAGGCGAAGGCCGACCTCGGGGCGCCGGGCGAGGAGAACGCCCGGCTCAGGGCCGCCAAGGCGGAGGTCCGGACCGCCGAACTGAACCTCGAGTTCACCCAGGTGCGCTCGCCGGTCGACGGCTACGTCACCAACCTGGAGCTGCGGCTCGGCGACCAGGCGGTTATGAACCAGCCCGCCCTGGCGCTGGTCGACGTCAACAGCTACTGGATCCACGGCTTCTTCAAGGAGAGCGCGATCGCGAATATCGTCGAGGGCGACCGCGCGGTCGTCACGCTGATGAGCTATCCCGACAAGCCGATCGAGGGCCGCGTGCACAGCCTCGGCTGGGGCATCGCCCAGGACGACGGCAGCCCCGGGTACGAGCTGCTGCCGAGCATCAGCCCGACCTTCGAGTGGATCCGCTTGGCCCAGCGGGTTCCGGTGCGCATCGTCGTAAACTCCCTGCCCGAAGGGGTCGCGCTGCGGGTCGGGACCACGGCCTCGGTCCTGGTGATGACCGGGACGGCCGGAACCGAGAGCGGGGAACCGGTTCCGCCGGCGCCCAAGCTGCTGCAGTGACGAGAGGCGCTGGACGTCGGCAACAAATCAACGGGAGCGACCGACGCCATGCGGGACTTCATCTTCTTCGCCGGTCATTTCTTTTCGCACCTGCACTTCGTGCGCGGCGTGTTCTTGACCTTGCTGCTGTTTCTCCTGGCCCTTGCGCTGATCATTTCCCTGATTGACGACATTTCTCTGGCCGACGCTCTCTACCTCGTTTTCATCACGGCCTTGACGGTCGGTTACGGCGACTTGACGCCCGGTTCGGGAGCCACCCGGATTGCTTGTGTCTTGGCCGGTTTCGTTGGCGTCATCTTTGTCGGGCTGGTTGTTGCGGCCTCGACACGTGCGTTGCGGGAGGCCTACGAGGAAAAGAAGGCTTTCCTCGAACGGGAGCGGCAAAAGACCGGAAGATCCGACACCTGACCCGCCTGCCGGCCCGGAGTCAGGGCCGGAAGTCCGCGCCGAGAAAGCCCGCGCCCGGGATCTCGATGTCGAACAGGCTGCCGTCGGCGCGAAGGGCGCCGATCGGCGGGCCGGCACCTTCGCAATCCGCGATCACGGCGCCGTCCTCGATCCTTGGCCGGCAGCCCGCGACGGCCTGGTCCAGCCTCAGGTCGCCTCCCTGTTCCGAGGCGAAGAGCTCGGGATTCACGGCGAGCGCGCAAGCCCCCGTCCCGTAGGGAAACCCCGCGAAGGGCCGGTTCACGGCGTCGCGGCAGAAACGGTGGGCCACGTCGCGCGTCTCCAGAGCGCGCTCGTCCGGCTCGGCCGGGCCGGGCCGGGTCGTGAAGCAGTCGGCGACCAGGGCGCCGCCGTCGGCGGTCCAGAACTGCCGCATGGCGACCCGGCCCCGGGTGCGCTTGTTGCCGGCTTCGCAATATTGCACCGGAGCCGGGATCTGCCGGCAATGCCAGGGGCCTTCGAGCCCGCAGCCGCTGAAGGCGATGGCGTTGTTGAAGTGCGACAGCGGCGAGGCGTGCTTCGAGGAGAACAGCGGCGAGCGCGTGCGCCAGGAGTTGTTGAAGATCGAGATCCGGCCGAAGTAGGCGAAGCCGGTCTTGCGCTTGTCTCCGGTCTTCAGGATCACCCCGCGATAGTGGCCCCGGCAGGCGACCGAGGTCGGATCGTAGCTGGTGTCGACCAGCAGGTAGCGCGCTCGGTCGCCGGCCAGCCCATGGAACCGCGGCGAGAGCGACCAGTCGATGTCCTCGCGGCAGTCCTGGCCGGGGATCTGGTCCGGATCGTACCAGCCGAGGTTGCCGAACACGTAGAGCGAGCCACCCAGAACGCCGTCCGTGCTGATCCAGGCGTGGATGTTCTCAAAGCGATTGTGCTTGACCACCCAGCCGTCGGCCCGGGTTTCGGGCTCCACGGCATTGTCGCGTAGGAATCGGAAACGGTTACCGCGAACTTCCACGTTGCGGCCGGTCCCTTGCACCTCTGAGACGATGCGTATGCCGTTGTAGGCCCGCTCGATCAGATTGTTCGCGATCAGAACGTTGCCGGCGATGTTGTAGGCGCCGAAAAGGGCGCCGTTGAGCGGGCGCCAGAGGTGGTGGTGGGTCACACCCCAAGGCACGTCGTCCCAGACGTCGACCGGGCAGGAGAGATCGCGGTGCGGGGCCGCGCAGTCCGTCTCCGGCCGGTAGGCGCCGGGGCTCTGGATCCAATGGGAATCGAGAACGCGGTAAGTGTGTGCGCCCGGTTCCATGCCACTGGTCGCGACCGCGAGCATGCCGAAGGTCGAGCCGTGGATCCGGGCATCGGCCAGCGTGATGTCCCGCGAGTTGACCGCCTTGACCGCCGTAATCCAGCAGTCCTCGAAGGCGAGATCGCGCAGCACCAGGCCGCGCACGTTGGCCATTCGGATGCAGTAGCTGCGCGGCCCGCGTTCGGTCACGCCCTCCAGGCTGTCGTCCCCCTGGCGGAGCGCACGGGTGATCTGCGCGTCCTCGACCAGCGCCAGGCTGGTCATCTCGTAGCGCCGGTCGAAGGCGGCGGCGGGCTCCTCGCCGCCGTCTAGGGGCAGGCCTGCCCGGCAAGCCTCGGCATCGAGCACCCGGTCCGGATCGCAGACGGTGTCGATCAGGTCCAGACCCTTGAACCAGACGAGGTGCCTGCCCTCGCCGCCGCGCTGACCGCGGATCGTCAGCGGCGAATCCCGGCGCCGGATCAGGTTGCCGAGAGGCAGGACGACCTCCCGCTTGGTGCCGACACGATAAAGGGTCTTCTGAAATGGCCGGCTGGTGAGCAGGACAACGTCGTCGATGCGGCCCTCCAGCAGGCCCGGGATCGCGCGCAAGTCGCTGGTCAGCGCATCGGCGCATACGCGGTGCGCGCCAAGGTAGCCGGCGTAGCCCGCCCCGGGGCCGGTGCCGCAGAGCGCTTCGTCACGCTCGAAGGGCGGTTCAGCCAGTCCGTAGGCGAGATGAAGGGTTTCGCTGGCCGTGGCCGGAAGAGTTGCGCAGACGGTCAGGAACAAGGTGAAAGCAGCGCGAAGCATGTTTTTCCTCTGAGGTCCGCCAAGCTTAACGGTCCGCACACATTCTCACACCGCCGAAAACACGGTAGTCTTCGGAAATCAAGACGGAGGCGTGCGGTGCCCTTTCGATTGAACGGTCGAGAACAGAACTCGTTGAAGTGCAGCTTGGCAAGACTTCTCGCTGCTTTAGCGGCGCTTGCCGCTCTCCTCACGCTACCGGCAACAGCGAGCGCACAACTCGAGCTGCGGGCCAACTTCGTCGAGAGCTACTTCCCGGATTTTCCAGTGAAGCGGAAGATGAACCAGCGCTACCGGCCGCGGCTCAACGACCTGCACGAGGTCATTCATGAGCGCATGGAGGCCGGCGAGAACCTGACCTGCTCGGCACAGATCTTCGAGGAGGCCCACTGGCTAGTGAACTACACCGACCGCGCCGAGGACATCGAGCGGCGCATCGCGGACCTCGAGAAGAGCCTGGAGCCCGGCGGCCGGGCGGCGGCCCCTATCCAGGATCCCGCGGACGGCTCCTTCAGCCCCTGTTCGGAGAGCTGGATCTGGCGCTTTCACAACAGCGTCGATCCTCTGAAGGAACTGGCGCAGCTCGGGGAACAGCCCGAGTTCCCGCTCAAGTTCTGGGAGAAGGTGGATACGCCCGAGGAAATCGAGGCGCTGATGCGCGATCTCCTGATATCCGACGCAAGGAGCGACCACAACAAGCGCAAGGAACTCAATCTCGCGATCACTGCGTTGGGACAGCTACTCTGGCTCGACTACACCGTCAGCGTCTTTCCCGATCACCTCGATCGCGACCTGCTTGCGAACACGCTGACGAGGTTCGTCGACGAAGAATGGCAAGATCTGGAGACGGGCTA from Kiloniellales bacterium encodes:
- a CDS encoding HlyD family secretion protein translates to MKTAYKMLISGAVVLLALAVVGYKYWDYVVNPWTRNGQVRAQVIQITPRVSGPIDKLPIDDNQFVKTDDLLFEIDPRTFEADLALARAKLDKTRDDLVALAKSVEAAEATVDQYDALIKASSATIRQTEAEVERTELDVERARILLQKGNVTKRRYDEALADFKSAVGARDNAIEVVNQSRAQKLQAEADLAQAKADLGAPGEENARLRAAKAEVRTAELNLEFTQVRSPVDGYVTNLELRLGDQAVMNQPALALVDVNSYWIHGFFKESAIANIVEGDRAVVTLMSYPDKPIEGRVHSLGWGIAQDDGSPGYELLPSISPTFEWIRLAQRVPVRIVVNSLPEGVALRVGTTASVLVMTGTAGTESGEPVPPAPKLLQ
- a CDS encoding DUF1656 domain-containing protein, translating into MGLIPSEVEILGVYFPPLLLASILGSFAAAATAYGLNRYRLSRFFYYPPLVFLALAVIYSGLIGTLLIPA
- a CDS encoding potassium channel family protein, whose product is MRDFIFFAGHFFSHLHFVRGVFLTLLLFLLALALIISLIDDISLADALYLVFITALTVGYGDLTPGSGATRIACVLAGFVGVIFVGLVVAASTRALREAYEEKKAFLERERQKTGRSDT